The Coffea eugenioides isolate CCC68of chromosome 8, Ceug_1.0, whole genome shotgun sequence genome has a segment encoding these proteins:
- the LOC113780953 gene encoding GTP-binding protein YPTM2, protein MNPEYDYLFKLLLIGDSGVGKSCLLLRFADDSYLESYISTIGVDFKIRTVEQDGKTIKLQIWDTAGQERFRTITSSYYRGAHGIIVVYDVTDQESFNNVKQWLNEIDRYASENVNKLLVGNKCDLESQRVVAYDTAKAFADEIGIPFMETSAKSATNVEQAFMAMAAEIKNRMASQPAMNNARPPTVQIRGQPVNQKSGCCST, encoded by the exons ATGAATCCAGAATA CGACTATCTTTTTAAGCTTTTGCTCATTGGAGACTCTGGCGTTGGCAAATCATGTCTACTCTTGAGGTTTGCT GATGATTCATATCTGGAGAGTTATATTAGTACCATCGGGGTGGATTTT AAAATCCGCACAGTAGAGCAGGATGGGAAAACCATTAAACTCCAAATT TGGGACACTGCTGGGCAAGAACGTTTTAGGACAATTACAAGCAGCTATTATCGTGGCGCTCATGGTATCATT GTGGTTTATGATGTCACCGATCAAGAAAGCTTTAATAACGTAAAGCAATGGCTGAATGAAATTGACCGATATGCAAGTGAGAATGTAAACAAGCTTTTGGTTGGGAACAAGTGTGATCTTGAATCTCAAAGGGTAGTGGCATATGATACAGCCAAG GCTTTTGCAGACGAAATTGGGATTCCTTTCATGGAAACAAGTGCAAAAAGTGCCACCAATGTTGAACAGGCTTTTATGGCAATGGCTGCCGAGATCAAGAATAG GATGGCAAGCCAACCCGCAATGAACAATGCCCGACCACCTACCGTACAAATTCGAGGACAACCTGTAAACCAAAAGTCTGGTTGCTGCTCCACTTGA
- the LOC113781352 gene encoding pentatricopeptide repeat-containing protein At4g16835, mitochondrial, with translation MNYAVSMNKKITSFVRCGDLDSALKLFYKMAFRTTITWNSILAGFSRKPGKLMEAQQLFEKIPEPDTVSYNIMLACYLQNGELEAARNLFSHIPCKDVATWNTMIAGFSRNGMMSEAKNLFLAMPRKNNVTWNAMIAGYVESGNVELALEMFQANPAKDVIAYTAIVTGFMRSGKVAFAEKMFLEMPVKNLVTWNAMISGYVENGRGEDGLKLFRTMLELGIRVNESTLSSILLGCSNLSFLKLGKQVHQRVFKSPLYLDITVGTSLISMYCKCGDLEDAWKLFLEMPRKDVVTWNAMISGYAQHGAGEKALSLFSRMRNKGGMRPDWITFVGVLTACNHAGLVDLGIQYFELMQKDYGVKPQPDHYTCMVDLLSRAGKLAEAMDLIKRMSCRPHMAVFGTLLGACRIYKNLEVAEFAGKNLLSLDPTNAAAYVQLANLYAANNRWENVSIVRRLMKENKVMKTPGYSWMEIKNVVHEFRSGDRLHPELDSIHEKLNELEKKMKLAGYVPNLESDLHDVEKQQKEQILLLHSEKLAIAYGLISLPPGEPIRIFKNLRVCDDCHQATKFISAIEPREIIVRDTTRFHHFKDGMCSCRDYW, from the coding sequence ATGAATTACGCCGTCTCAATGAACAAGAAAATTACCAGTTTTGTACGATGCGGGGATTTGGATTCAGCccttaaattattttataagaTGGCTTTTAGGACTACCATCACATGGAACTCAATCTTGGCTGGATTTTCAAGAAAACCCGGAAAATTGATGGAAGCCCagcaattgtttgaaaaaattcCTGAACCAGATACTGTCTCGTATAATATAATGTTGGCTTGTTATTTACAAAATGGTGAATTGGAGGCAGCTAGGAATTTGTTTTCTCATATTCCTTGTAAAGATGTTGCAACTTGGAATACGATGATAGCAGGCTTTTCGCGAAATGGGATGATGAGTGAAGCTAAGAATTTGTTTTTGGCCATGCCTCGGAAGAATAATGTGACTTGGAACGCTATGATTGCGGGATATGTTGAGTCAGGGAATGTTGAATTAGCTTTGGAGATGTTCCAGGCTAACCCTGCGAAAGATGTGATTGCATACACAGCGATTGTAACAGGGTTCATGAGGTCTGGGAAGGTTGCTTTTGCAGAGAAGATGTTTCTAGAGATGCCAGTGAAGAATTTAGTGACTTGGAATGCTATGATTTCTGGATATGTTGAAAATGGTAGAGGGGAAGACGGATTGAAGTTGTTTAGGACAATGCTGGAATTGGGAATTAGGGTTAACGAATCAACCTTGAGTAGTATTTTGTTGGGATGTAGTAACTTGTCCTTTTTGAAGTTGGGGAAGCAAGTTCATCAGCGTGTTTTTAAGTCTCCTTTGTATTTGGATATTACAGTGGGAACTTCACTGATTAGCATGTATTGCAAGTGTGGTGATTTAGAGGATGCATGGAAGTTGTTTCTTGAGATGCCACGGAAAGATGTTGTGACTTGGAATGCAATGATTTCAGGCTATGCTCAACATGGGGCGGGAGAAAAGGCTCTTAGTTTGTTTTCAAGGATGAGAAATAAAGGAGGAATGAGACCAGATTGGATAACCTTTGTTGGAGTTCTAACAGCTTGTAATCATGCAGGTTTAGTTGATCTTGGGATTCAGTATTTTGAGTTGATGCAGAAGGATTATGGAGTTAAACCTCAACCAGATCACTACACTTGTATGGTTGACCTCCTTAGTCGAGCTGGAAAGCTTGCTGAAGCCATGGATTTAATAAAGAGAATGTCTTGTAGACCTCATATGGCTGTATTTGGAACCCTTTTAGGTGCTTGTAGGATCTACAAGAACTTGGAGGTGGCTGAGTTTGCTGGGAAAAACTTGCTTAGTCTTGATCCTACTAATGCAGCTGCTTATGTTCAACTTGCAAACCTATATGCTGCTAATAATAGATGGGAGAATGTTTCTATAGTTAGAAGACTGATGAAGGAAAATAAAGTAATGAAAACGCCAGGATATAGTTGGATGGAAATAAAAAATGTGGTTCATGAGTTTAGATCTGGAGATAGGCTTCACCCAGAATTGGATAGCATACATGAGAAACTGAATGAGCTagagaagaaaatgaagttgGCAGGTTATGTTCCTAATCTCGAATCTGATTTGCATGATGTGGAAAAGCAGCAGAAAGAGCAGATACTTTTGTTGCACAGTGAAAAACTGGCTATTGCATATGGACTAATAAGTTTGCCACCCGGTGAACCAATCCGGATATTCAAGAACCTGAGAGTATGCGATGATTGCCACCAAGCAACTAAATTCATATCTGCAATAGAACCAAGGGAGATCATTGTGAGAGATACTACAAGGTTTCACCATTTTAAAGATGGAATGTGCTCTTGTCGTGATTACTGGTAG